The following proteins come from a genomic window of Caldalkalibacillus uzonensis:
- a CDS encoding fumarate hydratase: MRAVHVSEITEKVAEMCKSASFDLGEDMLTAFKTSLAKEKSEIGRDVLEQLIQNAEIAKKERIPMCQDTGLAVFYVELGYDCRITGGSLYEAINEGVRRGYGEGYLRHSMVKDPFDRQNTGDNTPGITYVELVDGDRLKIKLTAKGGGSENMSRLKMLKPSDGLDGVKQFVLETVRLAGPNACPPMIVGVGVGGSFERSAYMAKKSLFREVGERHPDERIAQLEREWMEECNKLGIGPQGMGGTTTALDVKIEVYPCHIASLPVAVNIQCHASRHKEVIL; encoded by the coding sequence ATGAGAGCAGTTCATGTGAGTGAGATTACGGAAAAGGTCGCTGAGATGTGCAAAAGCGCCAGTTTTGATTTGGGTGAAGATATGCTGACCGCTTTTAAGACATCTTTGGCAAAAGAGAAATCAGAGATTGGCCGGGATGTTTTAGAGCAGCTTATCCAAAATGCTGAGATTGCCAAAAAAGAACGCATCCCCATGTGTCAGGATACTGGTTTGGCCGTTTTTTACGTGGAACTTGGTTATGATTGCCGAATTACCGGCGGGAGCCTTTACGAGGCGATTAATGAAGGTGTACGCCGGGGCTATGGAGAAGGTTATTTGCGCCACTCTATGGTCAAGGACCCTTTTGACCGTCAAAACACAGGGGATAACACCCCGGGGATTACGTATGTTGAGTTGGTGGATGGGGACCGCTTGAAAATCAAGTTGACGGCCAAGGGAGGCGGAAGTGAAAATATGAGCCGTCTGAAAATGCTTAAGCCTTCCGATGGACTGGATGGTGTCAAGCAGTTTGTTTTGGAAACAGTGAGGTTGGCCGGTCCGAATGCCTGTCCGCCGATGATCGTCGGTGTTGGCGTGGGCGGCAGCTTTGAACGGTCCGCTTACATGGCCAAAAAATCGCTGTTCCGTGAAGTAGGTGAGCGCCATCCGGATGAACGAATTGCCCAATTGGAAAGGGAATGGATGGAAGAATGCAATAAACTTGGCATCGGTCCCCAAGGCATGGGAGGCACGACCACAGCACTGGATGTTAAGATAGAGGTTTATCCCTGTCATATTGCCTCTTTACCCGTCGCCGTCAACATCCAATGTCACGCCAGTCGGCATAAGGAAGTGATCTTATAG
- a CDS encoding Fe-S-containing hydro-lyase, with translation MGVKRISLPLTDEAVEDLRAGDRVLLSGSVLAARDAAHKRLMELIEKGEELPISLAGETIYYVGPTPAKPGQVIGSAGPTTSGRMDKYTPALLSLGLKGMIGKGYRNEAVKEAICKYKAVYFAAVGGSGALLSKAIKHQEIIAYEDLGPEAIRRLTLQDFPVTVINDCHGNDLYQQGAEKYRIE, from the coding sequence TTGGGTGTCAAAAGAATTAGTTTGCCGCTGACTGATGAGGCAGTTGAGGATTTGCGGGCCGGGGATCGTGTCCTTCTCTCTGGAAGTGTGCTCGCTGCCCGTGATGCAGCCCACAAAAGGTTAATGGAACTGATCGAAAAAGGGGAAGAGCTCCCCATTTCCTTGGCAGGGGAAACGATTTATTATGTCGGCCCCACTCCCGCTAAGCCCGGTCAGGTGATAGGGTCAGCGGGGCCAACGACCAGCGGCCGCATGGATAAATACACCCCCGCCCTTTTGTCCCTGGGTTTAAAAGGGATGATTGGAAAAGGGTATCGCAACGAAGCAGTCAAAGAGGCCATTTGCAAATATAAAGCGGTCTATTTTGCTGCCGTAGGCGGTTCCGGGGCTTTATTATCCAAGGCGATTAAACACCAGGAAATTATCGCTTATGAAGACTTAGGGCCTGAGGCGATCCGTCGCTTAACACTGCAGGATTTTCCTGTGACCGTGATTAATGATTGTCACGGCAATGATCTCTACCAGCAGGGGGCAGAAAAATATAGAATTGAGTAA
- a CDS encoding sigma-54 interaction domain-containing protein — MNRSLLHFFEGSSAFNIGLVALSPNHDFEMNQYAQMALSGLEQEFFNYIQANKDALLRDHRFTKFDLKQHSFFIRAKQWDHHLLFCLLPLSDFPFIQDEMMKSTYLTEDLNAIFSSSWDVIFVADAKGTTLRVSSACEKLWGYPAQYFIGKSVYELEEEGLFKPSVTRLVLEQKRQVTQLQETKTGRRLYVTGTPVFNDAGELVRVINTSRDITGETRLKEELNFYREQVERYEKELIKLKREQRPFEMRSSVMEKVYDLSLRVAQVNSTVLITGETGVGKSFLARFIHSNSERAKGPFITVNCGSIPENLLESELFGYIEGAFTGAQKGGKPGMVDMAEGGTLFLDEIGELPLGLQVKLLQLVQDKTFIPVGGTKPKQADVRIIAATNRDLKEMVKNKTFREDLYYRLSVIPIHIPPLRERKEDIITLIYTFLNKYNQTYNKSKSISQEVFNYLMEYDWPGNIRELENMIERIIVTTEHDMVTMDDIILIAGQSEHKYTQYNTELLTLKEAVEKTEKEILLQALKKYGNTTEMAKALGVNQSTISRKLRKYKLSMQ, encoded by the coding sequence TTGAACCGGAGTTTACTGCACTTCTTTGAGGGAAGCTCTGCTTTTAACATTGGATTAGTAGCCCTTTCACCCAATCATGATTTTGAAATGAATCAGTATGCCCAAATGGCTCTTAGTGGGTTGGAACAGGAGTTTTTCAATTATATTCAGGCCAATAAGGATGCCCTTCTTCGTGATCATCGCTTTACTAAGTTCGATCTTAAACAGCATTCTTTCTTTATAAGGGCAAAACAATGGGATCATCATCTTCTATTTTGTCTTTTGCCTCTGTCTGATTTTCCATTTATTCAAGATGAAATGATGAAATCGACGTATCTTACTGAGGATCTTAATGCTATTTTTTCATCTTCGTGGGATGTGATCTTTGTTGCAGATGCAAAAGGAACAACGCTGCGAGTTAGTTCAGCTTGTGAAAAGCTTTGGGGTTACCCTGCACAATATTTTATTGGTAAAAGTGTTTATGAACTAGAAGAGGAAGGATTGTTTAAACCTTCGGTCACCCGTTTAGTGTTGGAACAGAAGAGACAAGTCACTCAACTGCAGGAAACTAAAACGGGACGACGCCTCTATGTGACCGGAACTCCCGTGTTCAATGATGCAGGTGAATTAGTCCGGGTCATCAATACGTCTCGTGATATAACTGGAGAAACCAGGTTGAAAGAAGAACTAAACTTTTATCGGGAACAGGTGGAAAGATATGAGAAAGAACTGATTAAACTAAAACGGGAACAGCGTCCTTTTGAAATGCGGAGCAGTGTAATGGAAAAAGTTTATGATTTATCTTTACGGGTAGCGCAAGTGAATTCTACTGTTTTGATTACAGGTGAGACTGGAGTAGGTAAAAGCTTTCTTGCCCGCTTTATTCACAGTAACAGTGAACGTGCTAAAGGACCATTTATAACGGTAAACTGTGGGAGCATTCCAGAAAACTTGTTGGAATCAGAGTTGTTTGGCTATATAGAAGGAGCGTTTACAGGGGCACAAAAGGGTGGAAAGCCTGGAATGGTTGATATGGCCGAAGGCGGTACACTTTTTTTAGATGAAATTGGGGAGTTACCACTGGGATTACAAGTTAAGCTATTGCAGTTAGTACAGGATAAAACATTTATACCAGTTGGGGGTACCAAACCTAAACAAGCGGATGTCCGTATTATTGCGGCGACTAACCGTGATTTGAAAGAGATGGTGAAGAATAAGACCTTTAGAGAAGATCTTTACTACCGCTTATCTGTTATTCCCATTCATATTCCGCCTCTTAGGGAGCGGAAAGAAGATATTATTACCTTAATCTATACTTTTTTAAATAAATATAATCAAACATACAATAAAAGCAAAAGCATTAGTCAGGAAGTTTTTAACTACTTAATGGAATATGACTGGCCAGGAAATATTCGTGAACTTGAAAATATGATAGAAAGAATTATCGTGACGACAGAACATGATATGGTGACAATGGATGACATTATCCTGATTGCAGGCCAATCAGAGCATAAATATACACAGTATAATACAGAGCTATTAACATTAAAAGAGGCTGTTGAAAAAACTGAAAAGGAGATATTACTACAAGCGTTAAAAAAATATGGTAACACAACTGAGATGGCAAAGGCGTTGGGTGTGAATCAATCCACTATCAGTAGAAAATTGAGGAAATATAAACTATCCATGCAATAA
- a CDS encoding sodium:solute symporter family transporter, which yields MSEIQIYMWIGLVLFLILIAYLGYLGYKRTSTVSDFAIAGASLGPYVLGLAFAATFFSAATFVGYPGWAYQWGFSSLWIFMTLIFASPLGLIVVAKRAREMNIKQKSLSLADWLGDRYNSDFIRVGTALVCLFNIFYIAAQFAAGAWIFKTLLGIPYSLGLAIIAIFVVAYVFWGGSFADIYTDAAQAVAMAVMGLLVFLSALWMFHGGFTGAFTHIHNTLAERSADLVALTNPDSAAFYAVPAIIGAFIIQFAFSSQPQLFNKVLALKDPRDMRKMILVYVVSALCFLLVVLGGLYAAVTVTVDHPDQALLTYVTEAFPPIMAAVLGIVVIAAAMSTTDGIFVVMSTLVANDIYRKFLVPRGIVKATPEEADRMALKLSRYTVIVVGVISYILVLNPPASMGMFIWVGISGVASGTLGPLIVGLFFPNLATATAAKCSLVAGIVAYLIILIGDLEQSTMAAGAWAVLVGVTVMLIVGFATRNKGVATEQPSQKSV from the coding sequence ATGAGTGAGATTCAAATCTATATGTGGATTGGTTTAGTTCTCTTTTTGATTCTTATCGCCTATCTTGGCTATTTGGGTTACAAAAGAACGTCGACTGTTTCTGACTTTGCTATTGCCGGTGCTTCCCTAGGTCCATATGTTCTCGGCCTTGCTTTTGCAGCAACTTTCTTTAGTGCAGCGACGTTTGTTGGTTATCCTGGCTGGGCCTATCAATGGGGATTCTCTTCTCTATGGATCTTTATGACCCTTATTTTTGCCTCACCCCTTGGCTTAATTGTCGTGGCCAAAAGAGCGAGGGAGATGAACATCAAGCAAAAGTCTCTTTCTCTCGCAGACTGGCTGGGAGACCGGTATAATAGTGATTTTATCCGTGTAGGGACTGCTTTGGTTTGTTTATTTAACATCTTTTATATTGCAGCCCAGTTTGCAGCAGGAGCATGGATTTTTAAAACGCTTCTTGGGATTCCATATTCTTTGGGTTTAGCCATTATTGCCATCTTTGTAGTGGCTTATGTCTTTTGGGGTGGATCTTTTGCAGATATTTATACAGATGCAGCCCAAGCTGTAGCGATGGCCGTTATGGGGTTGTTAGTATTTTTGTCCGCTTTGTGGATGTTTCACGGAGGATTTACGGGAGCCTTCACACACATTCACAACACTTTAGCTGAACGAAGTGCAGATCTTGTTGCCCTTACAAACCCAGACTCTGCTGCTTTTTATGCCGTTCCAGCCATCATTGGTGCTTTCATTATTCAGTTTGCCTTTTCTTCACAGCCGCAATTGTTTAACAAAGTGCTTGCCTTAAAAGATCCACGAGACATGAGGAAAATGATTTTGGTTTATGTGGTATCTGCCTTATGTTTCTTGCTCGTGGTTCTGGGAGGACTTTATGCGGCGGTAACAGTCACGGTCGATCATCCCGATCAAGCTTTATTAACTTATGTGACGGAAGCTTTTCCCCCCATTATGGCAGCTGTTCTAGGTATCGTGGTCATTGCAGCAGCAATGTCTACTACCGACGGAATTTTTGTTGTGATGTCGACATTGGTAGCCAATGATATCTACCGTAAATTTTTAGTGCCACGAGGCATTGTTAAAGCAACACCTGAAGAAGCGGACCGGATGGCGCTTAAATTAAGCCGTTATACGGTTATCGTAGTAGGTGTCATCTCATACATCTTGGTCTTAAACCCGCCAGCTTCAATGGGTATGTTCATCTGGGTCGGGATCTCTGGAGTTGCTTCCGGCACACTTGGACCCCTTATTGTAGGCCTGTTCTTCCCCAATTTGGCTACTGCAACGGCGGCAAAATGTTCATTAGTAGCTGGTATTGTTGCGTACTTAATTATTCTCATTGGTGATCTGGAACAAAGTACTATGGCTGCCGGTGCATGGGCGGTGTTGGTTGGCGTGACTGTCATGCTGATTGTTGGATTTGCCACTCGAAATAAAGGAGTGGCAACCGAACAACCTAGTCAAAAATCAGTTTAA